TCACCTTGCCCCCTTGCGCTGAGTGTTCCACTGTACTTCTTACTCGAAAGGCAGGTGTTAATGCCTCTGGACGTAGAAGCGTCTCCAACTCTTGCCACCCGGCTTCAAACAGATTGTCAAACCATTGCCTGAGATTCACCCCTGCGCTGGTTGCTTGCGTCACAACTGATGCAGCGTGTCGAATTTGCTCCACATAAACCGGGAGGTTCTCCATCGGTTGTAATTGATCAAGAAAAAATTCGGCGGTAGCTGTATCCGTGAATCCTAGCAGGGTTGCCTGCCTCAAGGATTGACTAACGCGAACAGCAATATACGCGAGTCGGTTTGACCAAGTTTCTGGTGGTATGTAGCAGACGGTCTCCTCCGGTAAAACTGGACGGCACTCCACCTGGCCGAAGTCTTTGATCCACAGGTTGCCTACATCCATGAATTGTAGATAAATGGGATTCCGACTATTGATTGGGGCGGTGTCAACTTCAATGCCTAAACATTTCAAGTAAAACTCTACGGCGTAAACGGCTAACTGGTTGAGATAAACTTGCTTCGCTCTTTGTTGATCAAATTGCTGCAAACGCATCTGCTGTGCTAGGGAATGTGCTTCAAACGAGAGTGGTACAGTAAAAGTTGTAAGTTCCATAAATTTAACAAGCTCCCTCGATTATTCCTGTAAATACTTCTGAAAATAAGGCATTAATTTTTGCAAGCGGCGATCGAAAAAACTGCAAAGGGTTTGAATTGAAATTCCTAAGCAGACAGCAATGTCTGTCCATGTTTGGTCTTCAACGAATTTAGCGATCGCTAACGTTTGAAATGTTATGTGTGGATAACTCCTTAACCGCTCAGCCTTGAGCAAATCTTCCGGGTCGTTTTCCAGAAATTGCCGGAGAAGCTGTTCGTTTGAAATAGTCTCTTCCACTGGAACTGGGCGATCCAGGTCATCTAAAGAAAAGATTTCCGTGGCATATCCCTGCTTTGACTTTGGAGCATACGTAAGCCCTGCTCGTTTGTAATCATTTACGACATCAATAAACCTATTTTTCAGGCAAAAATTTACCCATGCCATCACGGGATGGTCTGGATTATATTTGTCAACTCGCTGACAAATCTCGAGCAACGTTTTCTGAAGTGCTTCGTTGTACAGATCTTCATATAGATTTGGTGGCCACCTGCCTTGCTGTGGATGTCCGAGTCGATTGGAATTCAGAATTGACTGAACCAACCGATTGAGTGCAAGTTGCCGTTGCAGGCTTTGCAGGGGATACTGTTGGGCTGATTGAACAAGTTGCTGCAAGTACTGATCAAGATCATCGCCCACGAGCGTTTCTTCTGAATCCCCACTCATTATCTAATTCTCCTTCTACAAACAGCTAAGCAAGCACCTAGCAGAGGGTGAATTGCTTTAGATGAGAACAATCATCCTGCAAGCGTAGTGATGAAACCACTTGCTCCAAAGACTTCAATGATTGTTCGAATTTACTCTGCTGTATTTACGACATTCGTTACAAAAATTAATTTTTGAGAAAGTTGCATAAAACGTGGAGCCTTACGGTGAATCCTTAGTAAACAGCAAACTTTTCGGAATCACACAGAAGTGTTGATGCTAAACCTTGTTCTAACTGGTAAGTAGGCGGCTGTAATTAAATCTAATATAGAGAGGTGTGGGTTAATTTGCTTCACACAACCTCTATGCCTGTCCCAATTCATCTCATTCTCAGCGACGAGGAAGACCCCGCATTGAGCGAATTGCGGTGTTTCCACCACGGTTCCACAACGAACCAGAGATCGGGCTCATATGATCCGACTCAATGCTCAAGGGTGGACTGTCCCTGCCATTGCCAATATCTTCGAGTGTCACGAGCAGACCGTTCGAGCCACCCTAAGCCGTTGGGAGCGCAATGGCCTCGAACGGTTATGGGAAGCCCCTGAGCAAGGGGCGAAGCGCCGATGGCAAGAAGCGGACCTCCAAGCCGTCGAGCAGTGGATTGAGCAAGCCCCCCGCACTTACAGCAGTTTCCAGTTAGCTCAAAAGTTAGCTGAAGAGCGTCACTTCAAACTGAGTCCAAGACGATTGCGCCATGTACTGCAAAAAAGGGCTTTCGCTGGGAACGCATCCAAGCCTCCCACCGAGGCAAGCAAAACCCGGAGCAGAAACGGCTGAAACAGGCGGATTTAGAGACTCTGAAACTAGCCGCAGCCGAAGGACACATCCAACTGAAGTATCTTGATGGGTCTGGGTGTTGCCTCTGGAGTCCAGTCAGCTACAGTTACAGTCGAGTCAGACAACAGAAGCGATCGGAGCAAACGCAGCGACGGGGTAGATGCATTAGCATCCTGCGACTCTCGCAACCGCATCAAGGGTTTGAGTATGCTCTAGCGCTAGGCAGTTTTAAGAGTTCCGGTTACATCAAAGTGATGGACTCGATTGCTGATAAAGCTTTGATCACTCTCACTCAAACTGGGCGTCTAACAGTGATTGTGCAAGACAATGGTTCGTTGCATACAAGTCAACTGGCTCAGCAACAGTAGCAGCAGCAGGGCTTATTGGTGTTCTTTTTGCCCCCTACGGTTCTGAGATGAATCGCATTGAGGAGCAATGGCATCAACTCAAGACGCATGAGATTGCAAGTCAGATGTTTGAGGATGGATATGATTTAGCCGTTGCCATCATGGATGGAATGGCAGCCCGTAGCATCAAAGGGGGATACGCCCTCGAACGTTTTAAGTTTAATTCTGGCTAGCTACTTAGAGTGATTTTTCCACTACTAAACTTGAACCAAAACCTCTATAGTCAAGACTTTTATTATCTTATGCCTGAGCACATTAATCTATTATGACGCCTAATAATTTGTTATTCGACACTTTCCAGCGAGGACGAAGCTAATCCAAAATCAATTTACCGTCCACCAGCTAAATATGAACTTTTGTAAACTACTGCATAATTCCGGGGTTTTGAGTCCGAGAGGTAAATAGAGGTTTGCTAGTTTCATCTTGGTAATCGAACCTAAATTCTCACTTGTTTACCCGAAAGCAGGCTGATGAACTTCAAGCTAGGGCACCAAAAGCTTGCGCCAGCTCCATACGTCTTAAGAGTAAAGTTCTTATGCCCAGAAATACTGCTACTGATGATTTGTCCACCTCAGTAAGTCACCCAATGCTCGGCAAGCTATTAGACGGACGCTATCAGATAAGTGACAGCTTGGGCAGAGGTGGATTTGGTCAAACCTACATTGCCCAAGATACTCGTCGCCCTGGAAACCCAACCTGTGTCGTTAAACACCTCAAACCTACTAGTAGCGATTCCGAATCCTTGCAAATTGCTCGGCGTTTATTCTGTAGCGAAGCCGAAATGTTGGAAAAATTGGGCTACCATGACCAAATTCCCCGGCTGTTAGCCTACTTTGAAGAAAACCAAGAGTTTTACTTGGTACAAGAGTTCATTGAAGGGCAACTGCTCAGTGAAGAACTACAACCGGGTCAATGCTGGAATGAAAGCCAAGTTATCCAACTGCTCTGTGAAGTTTTGAGCATCCTGGAATTCGTTCACAGCTACGAAGTCATCCATCGCGATATCAAACCTGATAATCTCATCCGACGTAACCGGGACAAAAAATTAGTTCTGATTGACTTTGGCACCGTAAAACAAGTGCGGACACAGCTAGCGATGCTGCCGGAACAGCCAAACATAACGGTAGCTATTGGCACTACGGGGTATATGCCCACAGAACAGGGGCAAGGCAAACCTCGTTCCAACAGCGACATTTATGCGCTGGGAATTATTGGCATCCAAGCATTAACGGGGTTGAATCCGACACAATTTCAGGAAGACTCTGGGACTGGTGAACTTTTGTGGCAGCAACAGGTTCAGATTAGTTCTGGGCTGGAAGCTGTCCTAAGCAAGATGGTGCGCTATCACTTCAAGGATCGCTACCAGTCTGTAGCAGAAACGCTACAAGCCCTCCAACAATCAACCAACATAAACTCATCAACGCAAATTATAAATCCCCCCAGATTTCCACGAACAGAAATTGCCAGTCGCCCTAGACTACCAACAGAGATAGCCACCTCCCCTCAAGCACCAGCACCTTCAGTAGCTCAACCTGCACCGGAATTATCTGAGCAAAACGCACCGTCAGTTTCTGAGCGGCTAAGCGAAAAAATCGATTCAGCGATTGAACATCCTCCGATTTTGACCCGGGCTTACAAAGTTAGGAGCAAGAAAGATACCCGTAGATTGCCTAACCTGATTAAAGGTTCTACCTCTTATCAAAAAATTTCTTTACTAATTGGAGCAGGATTGATTACAGCAGGAATCGCTATTTTTTTAATCTTTATTGTCGGTTTTGGCTCTAGATATCAGAGTGGAAACTCCTCGACGCGAACTGTCCCGCAAGAAGAATTTCTAGTAGATACACTTACTAGCTCCTTCACCAGCGAGTCGATTGCCTTCAGTTCGGACGGAAAAATGCTTGTCAGTGGTAGCGTAGACCAGATAGTTGAGATTTGGGATCTAAAGACAGAGAACTCAAATCAAACTCTTTCTGACCACTCAGGAAGGGTTTACGATGTTGCCGTAAATCCTGATGGTCAGACTTTGGCGAGCGGCAGTGAGGATAACACGATCAAGATTTGGAATTTGCATACAGGTGAACTGCTCCGTACTCTTAAAGGACATTTATGGTCAGTTTTATCAGTTGCTATTAGT
The DNA window shown above is from Trichocoleus desertorum ATA4-8-CV12 and carries:
- a CDS encoding helix-turn-helix domain-containing protein, which translates into the protein MIRLNAQGWTVPAIANIFECHEQTVRATLSRWERNGLERLWEAPEQGAKRRWQEADLQAVEQWIEQAPRTYSSFQLAQKLAEERHFKLSPRRLRHVLQKRAFAGNASKPPTEASKTRSRNG
- a CDS encoding DUF1822 family protein, with product MELTTFTVPLSFEAHSLAQQMRLQQFDQQRAKQVYLNQLAVYAVEFYLKCLGIEVDTAPINSRNPIYLQFMDVGNLWIKDFGQVECRPVLPEETVCYIPPETWSNRLAYIAVRVSQSLRQATLLGFTDTATAEFFLDQLQPMENLPVYVEQIRHAASVVTQATSAGVNLRQWFDNLFEAGWQELETLLRPEALTPAFRVRSTVEHSAQGGKVIRLTTQVIQQSVILAMKLNPQSEGNINILVEVHPMSGQSYLPESLQMKVIDQHGTSVMQATAGDINQNIQFDFNAEAGEQFGVELILGDANVIEEFVV
- a CDS encoding serine/threonine protein kinase, translated to MPRNTATDDLSTSVSHPMLGKLLDGRYQISDSLGRGGFGQTYIAQDTRRPGNPTCVVKHLKPTSSDSESLQIARRLFCSEAEMLEKLGYHDQIPRLLAYFEENQEFYLVQEFIEGQLLSEELQPGQCWNESQVIQLLCEVLSILEFVHSYEVIHRDIKPDNLIRRNRDKKLVLIDFGTVKQVRTQLAMLPEQPNITVAIGTTGYMPTEQGQGKPRSNSDIYALGIIGIQALTGLNPTQFQEDSGTGELLWQQQVQISSGLEAVLSKMVRYHFKDRYQSVAETLQALQQSTNINSSTQIINPPRFPRTEIASRPRLPTEIATSPQAPAPSVAQPAPELSEQNAPSVSERLSEKIDSAIEHPPILTRAYKVRSKKDTRRLPNLIKGSTSYQKISLLIGAGLITAGIAIFLIFIVGFGSRYQSGNSSTRTVPQEEFLVDTLTSSFTSESIAFSSDGKMLVSGSVDQIVEIWDLKTENSNQTLSDHSGRVYDVAVNPDGQTLASGSEDNTIKIWNLHTGELLRTLKGHLWSVLSVAISPDGQTLASGSEDNTIKIWNLKTGKLLNTLSGYTSAFYSVEIGADGTLLAGGSLDNTIKIWELHTGKLLHILRGHSGQVNSVAIASNSAILASGSADGTIKIWNLYAGELLHSLTGHSDSVESVAISPDSQTIVSGDKDGTIRIWNLHTGDLIHAFFGNADPINSVAFSPDGQTIASSRQDKTIKIWQVP